A single Notoacmeibacter ruber DNA region contains:
- a CDS encoding cation diffusion facilitator family transporter: MPHSHHGHAHVDPEAGDARVFWAVLVNLGLTVAQIVGGILSGSLALIADAIHNLSDALALIIAFFARKIARRDADETMTFGYGRAEIVAALINYTTLIVIGLYLIYEAALRIIDPQGVDGWMVVIIAGVALVVDVVTALLTFSLSKESMNIRAAFLHNVADALGSVAVIFAGTLIILYDWRLIDPIVTLMIAAYILWQSFAEIGGVIRILMLGTPPEMDAYKVIERMRAVDGVADVHHLHLWQMQEHENAVDAHVGIQPGRWSEADAIKQAVKERLKSEFSIAHTTLECECAIHTCSDPAIIGHGKPEEDHGHTDHQH; this comes from the coding sequence ATGCCGCATAGCCATCACGGACACGCCCATGTCGACCCGGAAGCCGGCGATGCGCGCGTCTTCTGGGCGGTTCTCGTCAATCTAGGCCTGACGGTCGCGCAGATCGTCGGCGGCATCCTGTCGGGCAGTCTCGCGCTGATCGCCGACGCTATTCACAACCTCTCCGATGCGCTGGCGCTGATCATTGCGTTCTTTGCACGGAAGATCGCACGTCGCGACGCGGACGAGACCATGACCTTCGGCTATGGGCGCGCCGAAATCGTCGCCGCGCTTATCAATTACACCACGCTGATCGTGATCGGTCTCTACCTGATCTACGAAGCTGCCTTGCGGATCATCGATCCTCAAGGCGTGGACGGGTGGATGGTGGTGATCATTGCCGGCGTTGCGCTGGTGGTCGACGTCGTCACCGCGCTTCTGACATTTTCCCTCTCCAAGGAGAGCATGAACATTCGTGCGGCTTTCCTTCACAATGTGGCCGATGCGCTGGGTTCGGTCGCCGTGATTTTCGCCGGTACGCTGATCATCCTCTATGACTGGCGTCTGATCGACCCGATCGTCACCTTGATGATCGCTGCCTATATTCTCTGGCAATCCTTCGCGGAGATTGGCGGCGTGATCCGGATCCTCATGTTGGGCACGCCGCCCGAAATGGATGCCTATAAGGTGATCGAACGGATGCGTGCGGTAGATGGCGTCGCGGACGTTCATCATCTTCATCTCTGGCAGATGCAGGAGCATGAAAACGCAGTGGACGCGCATGTGGGCATCCAGCCTGGCCGCTGGAGCGAAGCCGACGCCATCAAGCAGGCCGTCAAGGAGCGATTGAAGAGCGAATTCTCAATCGCGCACACCACACTGGAGTGCGAATGCGCAATCCACACCTGTTCGGATCCGGCGATTATCGGGCATGGCAAACCTGAGGAGGATCACGGCCACACAGATCATCAGCATTAA
- a CDS encoding LacI family DNA-binding transcriptional regulator, with the protein MAQKIKLSTIAEALGVSTATVSLALRDSPLVAETTRERVKAYAREIGYIYNRRAASLRTSRSGIVGVVVHDIMNPFFAEILKSIESELDRSKQTFILSNHYDSVEKQRDFIETLLQLGADGVIMSPAIGTPAEDIKLAERNAMPAVLIARSVDGVSTPSFRGDDSFGTGLATDHLIELGHKRIAHIGGTDQTSTGRDRYAGYRQAMDRAGLKVREDWRISGPRTKLAGFEAAEAFLNLPDRPTAAVCWNDLVAIGLMNGLIRSGYSIGEDFSVTGYDDLQEAAIATPALTTVWNGQREVGRMAAKTLVARINEHPTVTGLQLISPELHVRKSTAAPKPDR; encoded by the coding sequence CTGGCACAAAAGATCAAGCTTTCGACAATTGCCGAAGCGCTCGGCGTCTCAACTGCGACGGTGTCGCTGGCCCTGCGCGACAGTCCGCTGGTCGCCGAGACCACGCGGGAGCGGGTGAAAGCCTATGCCCGCGAGATCGGCTATATCTACAATCGGCGCGCTGCATCCCTGCGCACTTCGCGCTCGGGGATTGTCGGCGTCGTCGTGCACGACATCATGAATCCCTTTTTCGCGGAGATTCTGAAGTCGATCGAAAGCGAACTCGACCGCAGCAAACAGACATTCATTCTCTCCAACCATTACGACTCAGTCGAGAAGCAGCGCGATTTCATCGAGACCCTGCTTCAGCTCGGCGCGGACGGCGTCATTATGAGCCCGGCCATCGGGACGCCCGCCGAGGACATCAAGCTGGCCGAGCGCAACGCGATGCCCGCGGTTCTGATCGCGCGTTCGGTGGATGGGGTTTCGACACCTTCCTTTCGGGGAGATGATTCCTTCGGAACCGGGCTTGCAACCGATCATCTCATCGAACTCGGGCACAAGAGGATCGCGCATATTGGCGGGACCGACCAGACCTCGACAGGCCGTGACCGTTATGCCGGCTATCGGCAGGCCATGGACCGCGCCGGCCTCAAGGTTCGAGAAGACTGGCGCATTTCCGGCCCACGTACCAAGCTTGCCGGGTTCGAGGCGGCAGAGGCCTTTCTGAACCTGCCCGACCGGCCAACGGCGGCGGTGTGCTGGAACGACCTCGTGGCGATCGGCCTGATGAACGGGCTCATCCGGTCGGGCTACTCGATCGGCGAGGACTTTTCCGTCACGGGATATGATGATCTTCAGGAGGCGGCCATCGCGACGCCTGCGTTGACCACCGTCTGGAACGGCCAACGGGAAGTTGGGCGCATGGCGGCCAAAACGCTTGTCGCGCGGATCAACGAACATCCGACGGTGACAGGGCTACAGCTGATCTCGCCGGAATTGCATGTCCGCAAATCGACTGCCGCTCCAAAACCGGATCGCTAA
- a CDS encoding MarR family winged helix-turn-helix transcriptional regulator: MAKIDKEAMGRLPSNPKKMNKAPKGAVLSQLSATARHARTALSAQLSELGLHAGQEQILLALSEEERMPLSGIADHLGVRAQTITRAITRLEAQGLVFRTPSEEDGRVSHIALTDDGHALVDDVKKTVKKVERKMLGSLDKTQKKTLLRFLESIDIELTAELSKTSQGRRD; the protein is encoded by the coding sequence ATGGCCAAGATCGACAAGGAGGCGATGGGACGACTACCGTCGAACCCGAAGAAGATGAACAAGGCGCCGAAAGGGGCCGTACTTAGCCAGTTGTCGGCAACAGCCCGCCATGCGCGCACCGCGCTTTCGGCACAGCTTTCCGAGCTTGGTCTGCACGCCGGCCAGGAGCAGATTCTTCTGGCGCTCAGCGAAGAAGAGCGCATGCCGCTTTCCGGGATTGCCGATCACCTCGGGGTGAGAGCGCAGACCATAACCCGTGCAATCACACGGCTTGAAGCGCAGGGGCTCGTCTTCCGCACGCCTTCGGAGGAGGATGGCCGGGTGAGCCATATCGCCCTGACGGATGACGGCCATGCGCTGGTCGACGACGTCAAGAAGACAGTCAAGAAGGTCGAGCGGAAGATGCTTGGCTCGCTGGACAAGACGCAGAAGAAAACGCTTCTGCGCTTTCTCGAATCGATCGATATCGAACTGACTGCGGAACTTTCCAAGACCTCGCAAGGCCGCCGGGATTGA
- a CDS encoding creatininase family protein — protein sequence MTQVHPTSTDAPTIAVLPLGATEQHGPHLPPETDTLIASAMAKALEEAAPDLHLEILPTEAVGYSPEHLNWPVTQSMEWNEAIDRWIGIGDDLAARGIRRLLLLNAHGGNSPLLTIVAMELRRRHAMLCVATNWHRFIQPGGIVSAEERALGIHAGQIETSVMLAIAPERVEMQKAADFPSAQSDFSERFTHLRAYGSHAFGWMMDDLNADGATGDAAAANAEIGRQLIDLAAQGLAALARDIAAFDLTRFSSSAP from the coding sequence ATGACACAAGTTCATCCGACGTCCACCGATGCGCCGACAATCGCCGTCCTGCCCCTCGGCGCAACCGAGCAGCATGGCCCGCATCTGCCGCCGGAGACCGATACGCTGATCGCATCCGCCATGGCGAAAGCGCTGGAGGAGGCCGCGCCCGATCTGCACCTGGAAATTCTTCCCACCGAAGCGGTCGGCTATTCGCCGGAACATCTCAACTGGCCAGTGACGCAATCAATGGAATGGAACGAGGCGATTGACCGCTGGATCGGGATTGGCGACGATCTTGCAGCGCGCGGCATCCGCCGCCTTCTCCTTTTGAACGCCCATGGCGGCAACTCGCCGCTTCTGACCATTGTCGCGATGGAGCTGCGACGCCGCCATGCCATGTTGTGCGTCGCGACGAACTGGCACCGGTTCATCCAGCCGGGCGGCATCGTTTCCGCTGAAGAACGCGCGCTCGGCATTCACGCCGGCCAGATCGAGACCTCGGTCATGCTGGCTATCGCGCCCGAGCGTGTAGAAATGCAAAAGGCGGCCGATTTTCCCAGCGCCCAGTCCGATTTCTCCGAGCGTTTCACCCATCTGCGCGCATATGGCTCGCACGCCTTCGGCTGGATGATGGACGATCTGAATGCCGACGGTGCTACGGGCGACGCGGCTGCCGCCAATGCCGAGATCGGGCGTCAGCTTATCGATCTGGCTGCACAAGGCCTCGCGGCCCTCGCCCGCGACATTGCAGCGTTTGATCTGACGCGCTTTTCGTCCTCCGCCCCCTAG